A single window of Sporosarcina sp. Marseille-Q4943 DNA harbors:
- a CDS encoding RluA family pseudouridine synthase codes for MHKNQRKRREDSFLFSVNEEAELLQFLLENMKKNSRNSVKSILTRGQVSVDGRTVTKHNHPLLPGQKVEILANKAALNESKLTGLAIIYEDDSIIVIDKEASLLSMAAKDKNERTAFSEVSAYVKRQDPRQRVFIVHRLDRDTSGVLLFAKSEQIKMTLQDNWDEMVKERIYTALVEGNVRKESGTIKSWLKETRTFKVYSNPTDNGGQLAITHYRKIRSNRQYSLLEVMLETGRKNQIRVHMEEIGHPVVGDKKYGSTVNPIKRLGLHATALTIVHPVTKEVMKFESAIPSSFINKSL; via the coding sequence GAAGAAGCGGAACTTTTGCAGTTTTTATTAGAAAACATGAAGAAGAACAGCCGTAACTCCGTCAAGTCAATATTGACGAGAGGACAAGTCTCCGTAGACGGCCGGACAGTGACAAAACATAATCATCCATTGCTCCCAGGACAAAAAGTAGAGATACTCGCAAATAAGGCTGCTTTGAATGAAAGCAAATTGACGGGCTTGGCCATCATCTACGAAGATGATTCGATTATCGTTATCGATAAGGAAGCAAGCCTCCTATCAATGGCTGCAAAAGATAAAAACGAAAGAACGGCATTCAGTGAAGTATCCGCGTATGTTAAAAGACAGGACCCACGACAGCGTGTCTTCATCGTCCATCGTCTCGACCGCGACACATCAGGTGTCCTATTGTTCGCGAAAAGTGAGCAAATAAAAATGACGTTGCAAGATAATTGGGATGAAATGGTGAAAGAAAGAATTTACACTGCATTGGTGGAAGGGAATGTCCGGAAAGAGTCAGGGACAATCAAATCGTGGCTAAAGGAAACGAGAACTTTCAAAGTCTATTCAAATCCGACAGACAACGGAGGTCAACTAGCAATTACCCATTACCGGAAAATAAGATCAAATCGTCAATATTCATTGCTTGAGGTCATGTTGGAGACGGGGCGAAAAAACCAAATCCGCGTTCATATGGAAGAAATCGGCCATCCCGTCGTCGGAGACAAAAAATACGGCTCAACGGTCAATCCAATCAAAAGACTCGGCCTACATGCAACGGCATTAACAATCGTTCACCCAGTAACAAAAGAAGTAATGAAATTCGAATCAGCAATACCCTCATCATTTATTAATAAATCGTTATAA
- a CDS encoding spore coat protein: MTQNQFGETQQNMHTGAVPPQMNHGGHEVLDLHEVLSGTIAALNQAILLRPHVKDSELLDILDRQYRFTLDEYNITVESFKTGKDPSHPTGSYKMKQGNDFVYGMKQSQPKKPIQNANEINDEIISGFLLDAAKTAASSKTMAALEVTNPVVRRVLADSVPNCIEMAYELSIYQNKHHYYQVPQLAQQDMQAMLNAFASSVGQPGMPNNTVQ; the protein is encoded by the coding sequence TCGGTGAAACGCAACAAAATATGCATACAGGGGCTGTACCGCCACAGATGAACCACGGAGGACATGAGGTGTTGGATCTACATGAGGTACTTTCCGGCACGATAGCAGCATTAAATCAGGCAATACTTTTACGGCCGCACGTAAAAGATTCCGAGTTGCTTGATATTTTGGACAGGCAATACCGTTTTACGTTGGATGAGTATAATATTACGGTGGAAAGTTTTAAAACGGGCAAGGATCCATCCCATCCGACAGGCAGCTACAAAATGAAGCAGGGGAATGATTTCGTCTATGGCATGAAGCAATCGCAGCCGAAGAAGCCGATTCAGAATGCGAATGAGATTAATGATGAAATTATTTCAGGCTTCCTTCTTGACGCTGCGAAGACTGCTGCTTCGTCCAAAACGATGGCCGCTCTTGAAGTGACAAATCCTGTTGTGAGACGCGTATTGGCGGACTCGGTTCCGAACTGTATCGAGATGGCGTATGAGCTTTCGATTTATCAGAACAAGCACCATTATTATCAGGTGCCACAGCTTGCTCAACAAGATATGCAAGCAATGTTGAATGCGTTCGCCTCTTCGGTAGGTCAACCAGGCATGCCGAATAATACGGTTCAATAA